The Vicinamibacterales bacterium genome contains the following window.
GAATTTTCCCGAGGTCCTTCGGCGGGAGCTGGACAAGCCGACGTGGACACGAGAGCTCGTGGCGCTCGGCACCGCCACGGATCCGTACCAGCCAATCGAAGGGCACTACAAGCTGACGCGCCGCACCATCGAAGCGCTCATCGCGGCGCGAACGCCGGTCGGTATCGTGACCAAGGGACCGATGATCGTGCGGGACGCGGACCTGCTCGCGGAGCTGTCGCGCGTCGCGAAGTGCACCGTGTGCCTCAGCGTGCCGACGGTGGACGAGGATGCGTGGCGCGCGCTCGAGCCCGGCACCGCGCATCCGCTGCAGCGGCTTCGAGCGGTCCGCAAGCTCCGCGAGGCCGGTATCAACGCCGGCGTGCTGATGGCGCCCGTCGTGCCCGGATTCACCACCCGGAGCGACAAGCTCGCCGCGACGATCAAGGCCTGCGCGGATCACGACGCGGCATTCGTCGGCGCGAACGTGCTGTACCTGAAAGGGGGGACGAAGGATCACTTCATGGGATTCCTCCGCCACTCGTTCCCCGACATGGTGCACAGGTACGAGAAGCTGTACTCAGGGGCGTACGCGTCGCCCGAGTACGCCGGAACGGTGCGCGCACTGATCGAGATGTTTCAGGAAAAGTACGATGTGAACCGGCGGACGCGGAGGGCCCGAACCGAGGACCTCCCCGCGCCGCCCCCCGCGGCAAGACAAGCCGGGCTCGATTTCTAGGCCGTCGCCGCCAGCGCCGGAAATCCGCCGCGCGCTTCCGAGACCTGGACCGTGACCTCGCCGTCCTCGACGGACGCGATGAACGCGGTCCCCTCGGCCCAGCGCTGGCTGATCGGCAGCTTCACCTTGGCCTCGATGACGCGCTTGAGGAACCGCGCGCCGTAGGCCAGGCTGTAGCCGTCGGTCACCAGCTTCTCGAGGGCCTCCGGCGTCACCGTCAGCGAACGGCCGGTCCGCCCCAGGGTCTCCTCGATCTGATCGATCTGCATCAGCGTGATCTGCC
Protein-coding sequences here:
- a CDS encoding radical SAM protein; amino-acid sequence: NFPEVLRRELDKPTWTRELVALGTATDPYQPIEGHYKLTRRTIEALIAARTPVGIVTKGPMIVRDADLLAELSRVAKCTVCLSVPTVDEDAWRALEPGTAHPLQRLRAVRKLREAGINAGVLMAPVVPGFTTRSDKLAATIKACADHDAAFVGANVLYLKGGTKDHFMGFLRHSFPDMVHRYEKLYSGAYASPEYAGTVRALIEMFQEKYDVNRRTRRARTEDLPAPPPAARQAGLDF